From one Pseudactinotalea sp. HY158 genomic stretch:
- a CDS encoding TadA family conjugal transfer-associated ATPase produces MSPPQGPRELEGIRERLVSAGGSLTGAVRAAPARSDAATWGLLRDAAAEIHGAGRIVQPLLDDPAVTDVLVNGEAAIWVDRGRGLERTGTRIEDARGFAVRLATLAGQRLDEAAPIVDGRLPDGTRLHAVLPPLVDGGVHISLRTGNRRARRWQDLIAAGFLHPRLAEIVDRLRSRRANMLVSGAAGVGKTTLVAAVLSRVPSSERIVIIEEAAELAPDHPHVVHLQGRPPNVQGAGAVALADLVRAAMRMRPDRLVLGECRGAEVREVLSALNTGHDGGLATVHANAATDVPARLLALGALAGMEAAAVAAQATAAIDALVHLRRDSSGRRYLDHVATFTADFRAERAVTVTAAGLRYGPGWQALAARLDGVDVGAGHRADGGVDGGADDAGVAPAPGGG; encoded by the coding sequence GTGTCGCCGCCGCAGGGCCCCCGGGAGCTCGAGGGCATCCGGGAACGCCTCGTGAGCGCGGGCGGGAGCCTCACCGGCGCCGTCCGGGCCGCGCCTGCCCGCAGCGATGCCGCGACGTGGGGGCTGCTTCGCGACGCGGCCGCGGAGATCCACGGGGCCGGCCGGATCGTGCAGCCGCTGCTCGACGATCCCGCAGTGACCGACGTGCTCGTCAACGGCGAGGCCGCGATCTGGGTGGACCGCGGCCGCGGCCTGGAACGGACCGGCACCCGGATCGAGGACGCCCGCGGCTTCGCCGTGCGGCTCGCCACGCTCGCGGGTCAGCGGCTCGACGAGGCGGCCCCGATCGTCGACGGACGCCTCCCGGACGGCACTCGCCTGCACGCGGTCCTGCCGCCGCTGGTCGACGGCGGCGTGCACATCAGCCTGCGCACCGGCAACCGCCGGGCGCGGCGCTGGCAGGACCTCATCGCGGCCGGATTCCTCCATCCTCGTCTCGCGGAGATCGTCGACCGGCTCCGCAGCCGCCGCGCGAACATGCTCGTCTCGGGAGCCGCGGGCGTGGGCAAGACGACCCTCGTGGCCGCGGTCCTCTCCCGGGTGCCGAGCAGCGAGCGGATCGTCATCATCGAGGAGGCGGCCGAGCTCGCCCCGGACCATCCCCATGTCGTGCACCTGCAGGGGAGGCCGCCGAACGTGCAGGGTGCGGGTGCCGTGGCGCTGGCCGATCTCGTGCGCGCGGCCATGCGGATGCGTCCCGACCGGCTCGTGCTCGGGGAGTGCCGCGGCGCGGAGGTGCGGGAGGTGCTCTCGGCGCTCAACACGGGTCACGACGGCGGGCTGGCCACCGTGCACGCCAACGCCGCGACCGACGTGCCGGCCCGGCTCCTCGCCCTCGGCGCGCTCGCGGGCATGGAGGCCGCGGCCGTCGCGGCCCAGGCGACGGCCGCGATCGATGCGCTCGTGCACCTGCGCCGCGATTCGTCCGGCCGGCGGTACCTCGACCACGTGGCCACCTTCACCGCCGACTTCCGGGCCGAGCGGGCCGTGACCGTGACCGCCGCCGGGCTGCGCTACGGGCCGGGGTGGCAGGCGCTCGCCGCACGACTCGACGGGGTCGATGTCGGCGCCGGTCACAGGGCCGATGGCGGGGTCGATGGCGGGGCCGATGACGCGGGCGTTGCGCCGGCCCCGGGGGGAGGGTGA
- a CDS encoding type II secretion protein F codes for MGGSAWPAWAAIVAAMSLWAVPGVPRAARSMRRARSRWSLARMLESHLRAVRRARSTGRPENEVGTVLVAVAARLRAGMAPEVAWQRSLRGASPPVAEALRAELTGVDTRNTRRRGGRSRGAAVRTAVDSAMAAREVAAGLGAELAVVLDACADGIEEAGRAASDRAGALGGPRATARLLGWLPLGGLVLGTGLGADPLGWLLGSWWGAAVGLLAIGLTVAGHLWIHSLVAGAERAGR; via the coding sequence ATGGGCGGGTCCGCATGGCCGGCCTGGGCCGCGATCGTTGCCGCCATGAGCCTGTGGGCCGTACCGGGGGTGCCACGGGCCGCCCGCTCGATGCGGCGCGCGCGGAGCCGGTGGAGCCTCGCCCGGATGCTCGAGAGCCACCTCCGGGCGGTCCGGCGGGCCCGATCCACCGGACGGCCCGAGAACGAGGTGGGCACCGTGCTCGTCGCGGTGGCGGCTCGGCTGCGGGCCGGGATGGCGCCGGAGGTCGCCTGGCAGCGGTCGTTGCGGGGTGCCTCGCCGCCGGTGGCCGAGGCGCTGCGCGCCGAGCTGACGGGCGTGGACACCCGGAACACGCGGCGCCGGGGCGGCCGGTCCCGCGGGGCCGCCGTCCGGACCGCGGTGGACTCGGCGATGGCCGCCCGAGAGGTGGCCGCCGGTCTCGGGGCCGAGCTCGCCGTGGTCCTCGACGCCTGCGCCGACGGGATCGAGGAGGCGGGCCGGGCGGCCTCCGATCGGGCCGGAGCGCTCGGCGGTCCGCGGGCCACGGCCCGGCTCCTCGGCTGGCTGCCGCTCGGAGGGCTCGTCCTCGGCACGGGTCTCGGTGCCGACCCGCTCGGCTGGCTGCTCGGATCATGGTGGGGAGCGGCCGTGGGGCTGCTCGCGATCGGACTCACCGTCGCCGGCCACCTGTGGATCCACTCCCTCGTCGCCGGTGCCGAACGGGCCGGCCGATGA
- a CDS encoding type II secretion system F family protein, with protein MIDLLAVALRAGASIPQAVGVVGAALGGNEGARLETAARALELGSSWPQAWGDHPLGATLEPAWGDGVDPTGLLVQSARAVRSERRSAARSAAARLGVRLVLPVGLCLLPAFVLLGLVPVLASSGLSLLG; from the coding sequence GTGATCGACCTGCTCGCGGTCGCACTCCGTGCGGGCGCCTCGATCCCGCAGGCCGTCGGAGTGGTCGGAGCCGCGCTCGGCGGGAACGAGGGGGCACGCCTGGAAACGGCGGCGCGGGCGCTCGAGCTCGGCTCCTCCTGGCCGCAGGCGTGGGGAGACCATCCGCTCGGGGCCACCCTCGAGCCCGCGTGGGGCGACGGCGTGGACCCGACCGGGCTGCTCGTGCAGTCGGCACGGGCCGTCCGGTCCGAACGCCGGTCCGCGGCCCGCTCCGCCGCCGCCCGGCTCGGGGTGCGGCTCGTGCTGCCCGTCGGTCTGTGCCTCCTGCCCGCCTTCGTCCTGCTCGGGCTCGTGCCCGTGCTGGCGAGCTCCGGCCTGAGCCTCCTGGGCTGA
- a CDS encoding DUF4244 domain-containing protein yields the protein MKVINQFRRLVRRGRAGYRSRWRRVRAIPQAGMATAEYAIATLAAAGFAGLLLVILRSDQVRGFLVEIIQRALSVGG from the coding sequence ATGAAGGTGATCAATCAGTTCCGGCGCCTCGTGCGCCGCGGCCGGGCCGGGTACCGGTCACGGTGGCGGCGCGTGCGAGCGATTCCCCAGGCCGGGATGGCAACCGCCGAGTACGCGATCGCGACCCTGGCCGCGGCCGGGTTCGCGGGCCTGCTGCTCGTGATCCTGCGCAGCGATCAGGTGCGCGGGTTCCTGGTGGAGATCATCCAGCGGGCGCTGTCGGTCGGAGGATGA
- a CDS encoding TadE family type IV pilus minor pilin has protein sequence MTTTAGTRRGKAREAGAVTAEFAIVLPAVVVALVLVLTVLAAGVTRLQCTDAARAATRAAALGQGREEIVQIAEASASAASVAIEDDAAWVSVTVTCPVDFALFAGPWSVYSTFTTPSEPDGRAP, from the coding sequence ATGACCACCACCGCGGGCACGCGTCGTGGGAAGGCGCGCGAGGCCGGCGCCGTCACCGCGGAGTTCGCGATCGTGCTGCCCGCGGTGGTGGTGGCGCTGGTGCTCGTGCTCACGGTGCTCGCCGCCGGGGTCACCCGGCTCCAGTGCACCGACGCCGCGCGGGCCGCCACCCGGGCGGCGGCCCTGGGGCAGGGGCGGGAGGAGATCGTGCAGATCGCCGAGGCGAGTGCATCCGCCGCGAGCGTGGCGATCGAGGACGACGCCGCCTGGGTGAGCGTGACCGTCACCTGCCCGGTCGACTTCGCCCTGTTCGCCGGCCCGTGGAGCGTGTACTCGACCTTCACCACGCCGTCCGAGCCGGACGGGAGGGCCCCATGA
- a CDS encoding Rv3654c family TadE-like protein yields MNDTPAGGAGRDRGSATVLTLAVACAALLAAIVLAGLVQAYSARARAQGAADLAALAGAAQAVRAGDGCGAAGQVARRNDARIASCVQDPGGVVLVRVRVPSNLPLLGSGNAWAAARAGPVR; encoded by the coding sequence ATGAACGACACGCCTGCCGGTGGGGCGGGCCGGGACCGCGGATCCGCCACCGTCCTCACCCTCGCCGTCGCCTGCGCCGCGCTGCTCGCCGCGATCGTGCTCGCCGGACTCGTGCAGGCATACTCGGCCCGGGCACGGGCCCAGGGCGCGGCGGACCTCGCCGCCCTCGCCGGCGCCGCGCAGGCCGTTCGTGCCGGGGACGGCTGTGGCGCCGCCGGGCAGGTCGCGCGGCGCAACGATGCCCGGATCGCGTCGTGTGTTCAGGACCCGGGCGGTGTCGTGCTGGTGCGAGTCCGGGTGCCCAGCAACCTGCCGCTCCTCGGATCCGGGAACGCGTGGGCCGCCGCGCGCGCGGGACCGGTCCGATGA
- a CDS encoding DEAD/DEAH box helicase, which yields MHVEVLPARPGAVEPWPDWVDPALVAGYGARGITRPWAHQVRGLAALAQGRHLALATPTGSGKSLVAWAAAVSAIRAHTVSGRISRLTHRPTTIYLSPTKALAADQLAGLTGLLEAAGIRDVRAVTVDGDTPVAERDWARDWADLVLTNPDLLHFSLLPRASRWARLLRGLRYVVVDEMHSYRGMTGAHVSLVLRRLLRLAAHYGASPQVIVASATAANPGPTAARLIGVPADRVTAVTTGTSPVGQRTVVLWQPPPVDAPADTGNTGGTGGTDGPDGPGGPAGPDGPAGPDGTDGTDGTGNPAAEEAGPRRSTLVEAADLLAELVGRGRRALVFTRSRIGAETIATLTREYVERRGGNPASVAAYRGGYLPEERRALERGLRGGGLLGVATTNALELGVDITGLDAVVIAGWPGTHASFWQQAGRAGRAGAEGLTVLIASENPLDAYLVHHPEAVFSSGVELSTFDPQNPHVLAPHLCAAAAELPLTEADLTWFAPAEPAPPTRAAGTPDPAGAQATLRALLAELVARGLLRARPKGWYWNYDRPESPTSLTDLRGGGGAAVSVVEAATGRMIGTVDAARADAAVHAGAVYVHQGATFEVLSYTGDVAVVEPSNAPHRTRPHTHTRVRVGGVSAERSCGPVTWQHGPVEVTTQVTGFDRRRVPQLDLIGSYTLDLPERTLHTMSTWWTVPAETLAEAGVGAASLPGALHAAEHAQIALLGLVATCDRWDLGGLSTSLHEHTFAPTVFVHDAFPGGSGFARRGFDAARDWIAATLAAVRDCPCSGGCPLCIQSPKCGNGNSPLDKSGAVRVLTFLAGSFG from the coding sequence GTGCACGTCGAGGTGCTGCCCGCGCGCCCCGGGGCCGTCGAGCCGTGGCCGGACTGGGTCGACCCCGCGCTCGTCGCCGGCTACGGGGCGCGCGGGATCACGCGGCCGTGGGCGCACCAGGTCCGCGGGCTCGCCGCGCTCGCGCAGGGGCGGCACCTGGCGCTCGCGACACCGACCGGATCGGGCAAGTCGCTCGTCGCGTGGGCGGCGGCGGTCTCCGCGATCCGCGCCCACACCGTGAGCGGGCGGATCTCGCGGCTGACGCATCGCCCGACGACCATCTACCTGAGTCCCACCAAGGCCCTGGCCGCCGATCAGCTCGCGGGCCTGACCGGGCTGCTCGAGGCCGCCGGGATCCGGGACGTGCGTGCCGTGACCGTCGACGGGGACACGCCCGTGGCGGAGCGGGACTGGGCCCGCGACTGGGCCGATCTCGTGCTGACCAACCCGGATCTGCTCCACTTCTCGCTCCTGCCGCGGGCCTCCCGCTGGGCGCGGCTGCTGCGGGGCCTGCGCTACGTCGTCGTGGACGAGATGCATTCCTATCGGGGCATGACCGGCGCGCACGTCTCCCTCGTGCTGCGCCGGCTGCTGCGGCTCGCCGCGCACTACGGGGCCTCGCCCCAGGTGATCGTCGCCTCGGCCACGGCCGCGAATCCGGGGCCGACCGCCGCCCGGCTCATCGGTGTGCCCGCCGATCGGGTGACCGCGGTGACGACGGGCACCTCTCCGGTCGGGCAGCGCACGGTGGTGCTCTGGCAGCCGCCGCCGGTCGATGCCCCGGCGGACACGGGCAACACCGGCGGCACGGGCGGCACAGATGGCCCAGATGGCCCAGGTGGCCCAGCCGGCCCCGATGGCCCAGCCGGCCCCGATGGCACGGATGGCACCGATGGCACGGGCAACCCGGCCGCCGAGGAGGCCGGGCCGCGCCGATCGACCCTTGTGGAGGCGGCCGACCTGCTCGCCGAGCTCGTGGGCCGGGGCCGGCGCGCGCTCGTGTTCACCCGCTCGCGGATCGGGGCCGAGACGATCGCGACCCTGACGCGGGAATACGTGGAGCGCCGGGGCGGGAACCCCGCGAGTGTGGCGGCCTACCGCGGCGGGTATCTGCCGGAGGAGCGTCGGGCCCTGGAACGCGGGCTGCGTGGGGGCGGCCTGCTCGGCGTCGCGACCACGAACGCGCTCGAGCTGGGCGTGGACATCACAGGCCTGGACGCCGTGGTGATCGCGGGCTGGCCCGGCACCCACGCCTCGTTCTGGCAGCAGGCCGGGCGGGCCGGCCGGGCGGGGGCGGAGGGGCTGACGGTGCTCATCGCCTCCGAGAACCCGCTCGACGCCTACCTCGTGCACCACCCCGAGGCGGTCTTCTCCTCCGGCGTCGAACTGTCGACCTTCGATCCGCAGAACCCGCACGTCCTCGCCCCGCACCTGTGCGCTGCAGCGGCGGAGCTGCCGCTGACGGAGGCCGACCTGACCTGGTTCGCGCCGGCGGAGCCCGCCCCGCCGACGCGGGCGGCGGGCACGCCGGATCCCGCGGGGGCGCAGGCCACGCTGCGCGCCCTCCTCGCCGAGCTCGTGGCCCGGGGCCTGCTGCGGGCGCGCCCCAAGGGCTGGTACTGGAACTACGACCGGCCCGAGTCCCCGACCTCGCTCACCGACCTGCGCGGCGGCGGGGGCGCGGCCGTCTCGGTGGTCGAGGCCGCCACCGGGCGAATGATCGGCACCGTGGATGCGGCCCGCGCCGACGCCGCGGTGCACGCCGGCGCGGTCTACGTGCACCAGGGCGCGACGTTCGAGGTGCTCTCCTACACCGGTGACGTCGCCGTGGTGGAGCCGTCGAACGCCCCGCACCGGACCCGGCCGCATACCCACACCCGGGTCCGGGTGGGCGGCGTGAGCGCCGAACGCTCGTGCGGCCCGGTCACGTGGCAGCACGGCCCGGTCGAGGTGACGACCCAGGTCACCGGCTTCGACCGGCGCCGCGTGCCGCAGCTGGACCTCATCGGCTCCTACACCCTCGACCTGCCCGAACGTACCCTCCACACGATGAGCACCTGGTGGACCGTGCCCGCCGAGACGCTCGCCGAGGCGGGCGTGGGCGCCGCGTCGCTCCCGGGCGCACTCCACGCGGCCGAGCACGCCCAGATCGCCCTGCTCGGGCTCGTGGCCACGTGCGACCGCTGGGACCTGGGCGGGTTGTCGACCTCGCTGCACGAGCACACGTTCGCCCCCACGGTCTTCGTGCACGACGCCTTCCCCGGCGGGTCCGGCTTCGCCCGGCGTGGCTTCGACGCCGCCCGGGACTGGATCGCGGCGACGCTCGCGGCGGTCCGCGACTGCCCGTGCTCAGGCGGCTGCCCGCTGTGCATCCAGTCGCCCAAGTGCGGCAACGGGAATTCCCCGCTCGACAAGAGCGGCGCCGTGCGGGTGTTGACGTTCCTCGCCGGCTCCTTCGGCTGA
- a CDS encoding sodium-translocating pyrophosphatase, with the protein MLETSSLVIVGAIAVIAVIALIIAVVLRRQVLAAGEGTTSMQEIAKAIQEGAAAYLSRQFRTLAIFAVVVFGLLFLLPGDAGIRVGRSIAFLVGAGFSATIGYLGMWLATRANVRVAAASTRPGGHAEGARIAFRTGGSVGMSVVGLGLLGAAAVVLIYRESAPAVLEGFGFGAALLAMFMRVGGGIFTKAADVGADLVGKVENNIPEDDPRNAATIADNVGDNVGDCAGMAADLFESYAVMLVAALILGKATMGEEGLIFPLIVTAVGALVAVLGVAITRVRGNEDGLKAIYRGFYISAVIGAALAAIAAFVYLPSSFAELVPGSATDLASHPGDPRLAAAGAVVIGVVLAGIILWLTGYFTGTTNTPTKTVAATSRTGAATVVLSGIGVGFESAVYTTGIIAAALCGAFLLAGGSIWLALFLVALAGCGLLTTVGVIVAMDTFGPVSDNAQGIAEMSGDASPEAAQILTDLDAAGNTTKAITKGIAIATAVLAATALFGSYGDAVSTALAKIGDAAAAGGDSLVGAMLDYEIISPITLVGTILGAAVVFLFSGLAIDAVTRAAGAIVFEVRRQFRKFPGIMTGETRPEYGRVVDICTKDSLRELATPGLLAAFAPIAVGFGLGVGPLAGFLGGAIAAGVLMAVFLANSGGAWDNAKKLVEDGAYGGKNSPAHEAVIIGDTVGDPFKDTAGPAINPLIKVMNLVSLLIAPAVVAMSVPADANHGLRIAIAIVAAVIAVAAIFVSRMRSSREDSFADPIEEPESVRR; encoded by the coding sequence ATGCTCGAGACCTCGAGTCTGGTCATCGTGGGGGCGATCGCCGTCATCGCCGTGATCGCGCTCATCATCGCCGTCGTGCTCAGACGCCAGGTGCTGGCGGCCGGCGAGGGCACCACGTCGATGCAGGAGATCGCCAAGGCGATCCAGGAGGGGGCCGCGGCGTACCTGAGCCGACAATTCCGCACCCTCGCGATCTTCGCCGTCGTCGTGTTCGGGCTCCTGTTCCTCCTGCCCGGGGACGCCGGGATCCGGGTCGGCCGATCCATCGCGTTCCTCGTCGGGGCCGGATTCTCGGCCACCATCGGCTACCTGGGCATGTGGCTCGCCACCCGCGCGAACGTGCGCGTGGCCGCCGCCTCGACCCGGCCCGGCGGGCACGCCGAGGGCGCCCGGATCGCGTTCCGCACCGGCGGATCGGTGGGCATGAGCGTCGTCGGGCTCGGGCTGCTCGGCGCCGCAGCGGTCGTGCTCATCTACCGCGAGAGTGCCCCGGCCGTGCTCGAGGGCTTCGGCTTCGGAGCAGCGCTGCTGGCGATGTTCATGCGGGTCGGGGGCGGGATCTTCACCAAGGCCGCCGACGTCGGCGCCGACCTCGTGGGCAAGGTGGAGAACAACATTCCCGAGGACGACCCCCGCAACGCCGCCACCATCGCCGACAACGTCGGCGACAACGTCGGCGACTGCGCGGGCATGGCCGCCGACCTCTTCGAGTCCTACGCCGTCATGCTCGTCGCGGCACTCATCCTCGGCAAGGCGACCATGGGCGAGGAGGGCCTCATCTTCCCGCTCATCGTCACCGCCGTGGGGGCACTCGTGGCCGTGCTCGGCGTCGCGATCACCCGGGTACGCGGGAACGAGGACGGCCTCAAGGCCATCTATCGGGGCTTCTACATCTCGGCCGTCATCGGCGCCGCACTCGCCGCGATCGCGGCCTTCGTGTACCTGCCCTCATCCTTCGCCGAGCTCGTGCCGGGATCGGCCACCGACCTCGCCTCCCACCCGGGCGACCCCCGCCTCGCGGCCGCCGGGGCCGTCGTCATCGGCGTCGTGCTCGCGGGGATCATCCTGTGGCTCACCGGATACTTCACCGGCACCACGAACACCCCCACGAAGACCGTCGCGGCCACGTCCCGCACGGGTGCGGCGACCGTCGTGCTCTCCGGCATCGGCGTCGGGTTCGAATCGGCCGTGTACACCACGGGCATCATCGCCGCCGCGCTGTGCGGGGCGTTCCTGCTCGCGGGCGGATCGATCTGGCTCGCGCTCTTCCTCGTCGCCCTCGCCGGCTGCGGACTCCTCACGACCGTGGGTGTCATCGTGGCGATGGACACCTTCGGGCCCGTGAGCGACAACGCCCAGGGGATCGCCGAGATGAGCGGGGACGCCTCGCCCGAGGCCGCCCAGATCCTCACCGACCTGGACGCCGCCGGCAACACCACCAAGGCGATCACCAAGGGCATCGCGATCGCCACCGCCGTGCTCGCCGCGACCGCGCTGTTCGGCTCCTACGGCGACGCGGTCTCGACCGCGCTGGCGAAGATCGGCGACGCCGCCGCGGCCGGAGGGGACTCCCTCGTCGGGGCGATGCTCGACTACGAGATCATCTCCCCGATCACGCTCGTGGGCACCATCCTCGGTGCCGCCGTCGTCTTCCTGTTCTCCGGCCTGGCGATCGACGCCGTCACCCGCGCCGCGGGCGCCATCGTGTTCGAGGTGCGGCGGCAGTTCCGCAAGTTCCCCGGCATCATGACCGGTGAGACCCGACCCGAGTACGGCCGGGTCGTCGACATCTGCACGAAGGACTCGCTGCGCGAACTGGCCACACCCGGGCTGCTCGCCGCGTTCGCCCCGATCGCCGTCGGCTTCGGGCTCGGGGTCGGCCCGCTCGCGGGATTCCTCGGCGGGGCGATCGCGGCCGGGGTGCTCATGGCGGTGTTCCTCGCCAACTCCGGTGGCGCGTGGGACAACGCCAAGAAGCTCGTGGAGGACGGCGCCTACGGCGGCAAGAACTCCCCGGCGCACGAGGCCGTCATCATCGGCGACACCGTCGGCGACCCGTTCAAGGACACCGCGGGCCCGGCGATCAACCCGCTCATCAAGGTGATGAACCTCGTCTCGCTCCTCATCGCCCCCGCGGTCGTGGCCATGAGCGTGCCCGCCGACGCCAACCACGGCCTGCGGATCGCGATCGCGATCGTGGCCGCGGTCATCGCGGTGGCCGCGATCTTCGTCTCCCGGATGCGCTCGTCGCGGGAGGACTCCTTCGCCGACCCGATCGAGGAGCCGGAGTCCGTGCGCCGCTGA